The following proteins are co-located in the Heptranchias perlo isolate sHepPer1 chromosome 30, sHepPer1.hap1, whole genome shotgun sequence genome:
- the ccdc43 gene encoding coiled-coil domain-containing protein 43, which yields MAAPSGEVAAFGEWLSKRLEELEIDEDVYGSYINGILREEENEEEKSEALQSILSAFMDEDSLVIICKEIIQKWSETTNNITAKEKNVEDEVHAIASMIEKQAQIVVKQKGASEEEKSRKAAVLAQYANITDEEDEDDEAHGASGSFNFDSDKSLFKNTNVEAVLVAKKAEREKARGDAQKKKEQDKLQREKDKLAKQERKEKEKKRTQKGERKR from the exons ATGGCTGCGCCCAGCGGTGAAGTGGCGGCGTTCGGAGAGTGGCTGAGTAAACGGCTGGAGGAGctggaaatagatgaagatgtTTACGGGTCGTACATAAACGGTATCTTGCGGGAAGAGGAAAACGAAGAGGAAAAGTCTGAAGCTCTTCAAAGCATATTATCCGCATTTATG GATGAAGATTCGTTAGTAATCATTTGCaaagaaataattcaaaagtggTCTGAGACCACAAACAATATCACAGCTAAAGAGAAAAATGTTGAAG ATGAAGTACACGCCATTGCAAGTATGATTGAGAAACAGGCTCAGATTGTTGTGAAACAAAAAGGTGCTTCAGAAGAGGAGAAATCTAGGAAAGCTGCAGTTCTTGCACAGTATGCGAATATAACTGATGAGGAAGA TGAAGACGATGAAGCCCATGGAGCAAGTGGATCATTTAACTTTGATAGTGATAAAT CTCTTTTCAAGAACACAAATGTTGAGGCTGTTCTTGTTGCAAAAAAAGCAGAAAGGGAGAAGGCTCGGGGAGATGCACaaaagaagaaggagcaagataaACTACAGCGAGAGAAAGACAAGCTTGCAAaacaggaaagaaaagaaaaggagAAGAAGAGAACGCAGAAAGGAGAACGAAAACGGTAA